One Desulfatiglans anilini DSM 4660 DNA segment encodes these proteins:
- a CDS encoding GAF domain-containing protein — MRTNPMDSFFYALVRVVDAVYQDEDLGDTLYFILSLAAELTGGKGSTLRVLEHGSFNLKVVSSYGLSQEYLKQGAIDCGKSITEIMEGDVIIINDFESDPRIRNREVAKREGIAAFIGIPFTVNETTYSILRVYYPAKKTPTHEEMELLNTLGKLSCLAIERAAISELRKEPS; from the coding sequence ATGCGGACCAACCCGATGGATTCCTTTTTCTACGCCCTTGTGCGCGTGGTCGATGCCGTCTATCAGGATGAAGATCTCGGCGACACGCTGTATTTCATACTGTCCCTGGCGGCTGAATTGACCGGGGGCAAGGGCAGCACACTGCGTGTGCTCGAGCACGGCAGCTTCAATCTGAAGGTGGTGTCGAGCTACGGTCTGAGTCAGGAGTATCTCAAGCAGGGCGCAATCGACTGCGGCAAAAGCATCACCGAGATCATGGAAGGGGACGTCATCATCATCAACGATTTCGAAAGCGATCCCCGGATCCGCAACCGTGAGGTCGCAAAGCGGGAAGGGATCGCTGCGTTCATCGGGATCCCCTTCACCGTCAACGAGACCACTTACAGCATCCTGCGGGTGTACTATCCGGCCAAGAAGACGCCGACTCACGAGGAAATGGAGCTGCTGAACACACTCGGGAAGCTGAGCTGCCTCGCCATCGAACGCGCTGCGATTTCAGAGCTGAGAAAAGAGCCCTCTTGA
- a CDS encoding M16 family metallopeptidase — MVRKTVLPNGLRIVSEPLRYLKSVSLGIWIDVGSRDESAAECGTCHFIEHMLFKGTKRRSALDIALELDAIGGLSNAFTAKENTCFYARVLDKHFGRLADILGDIVLNSTLSTEEVERERQVILQEICMVEDTPDENIHDLFTELSWKDHPMGMPIQGTVASVGGIERAALTEFIRRRYVPERTIVAAAGNIEHEEVVAFFRPLFEGLPSGEDAPARVVPELNAGLLVREKDLEQVHICLGASAPSQRDPQRFASAVFNTILGGNMSSRLFQEIREKRGLAYAVYSFLSSYADAALLGVYMATDAQQVNPALEIIEREIGKIRRGEVSEEELTHAKDNLVGGLYLGAEGAEGRMMRLAKNEFLFGRYVPYDELAESIERVRLDEVVEVSRSIFENGRLALATLGPMREEEVAADILHF; from the coding sequence ATGGTTCGTAAAACTGTGCTGCCGAACGGGCTCCGGATCGTCTCGGAGCCGCTTCGGTATCTTAAATCCGTATCGCTGGGGATCTGGATCGACGTCGGATCCCGTGACGAAAGTGCCGCCGAGTGCGGCACCTGTCATTTTATCGAGCACATGCTCTTCAAGGGTACAAAGCGCCGGAGCGCACTCGATATCGCGCTGGAACTGGATGCGATCGGAGGGCTTTCGAATGCCTTTACCGCCAAGGAGAACACCTGTTTCTACGCCCGGGTCCTGGACAAGCATTTCGGGCGTCTGGCGGATATCCTTGGGGACATTGTCCTCAACTCGACGCTTTCCACCGAGGAGGTCGAGCGCGAGCGCCAGGTAATCCTGCAGGAGATCTGCATGGTGGAGGATACCCCGGATGAGAACATCCACGATCTCTTCACCGAACTTTCCTGGAAGGATCACCCTATGGGGATGCCGATCCAGGGGACCGTGGCGAGCGTCGGTGGGATCGAACGGGCGGCGCTTACGGAATTCATCCGTAGGCGCTACGTGCCCGAGAGGACCATCGTGGCTGCCGCCGGAAACATTGAACACGAAGAGGTGGTCGCCTTTTTCAGACCTCTGTTCGAGGGTCTTCCGTCGGGAGAGGATGCGCCGGCACGGGTGGTGCCGGAGTTGAACGCCGGACTGCTCGTGCGCGAAAAAGACCTCGAACAGGTGCACATCTGCCTCGGGGCGTCCGCACCTTCGCAGCGGGACCCGCAGCGCTTCGCCTCCGCCGTCTTCAACACCATACTCGGCGGGAACATGAGCTCCAGGCTTTTTCAGGAAATCCGCGAAAAGCGAGGGTTGGCCTATGCCGTCTATTCCTTTCTTTCATCCTATGCCGATGCGGCGCTGCTTGGCGTGTACATGGCGACCGACGCGCAGCAGGTCAACCCGGCGCTCGAGATCATCGAGCGCGAGATCGGAAAAATCCGGCGCGGCGAAGTGAGTGAGGAGGAGTTGACGCATGCGAAAGACAACTTGGTGGGAGGCCTTTACCTGGGGGCCGAGGGCGCCGAAGGGCGCATGATGCGCCTGGCGAAGAACGAGTTTCTCTTCGGCCGGTACGTTCCATACGACGAACTGGCCGAATCCATCGAAAGGGTGCGCCTCGACGAAGTGGTCGAGGTGAGCCGGAGCATATTCGAAAACGGGCGTCTGGCCCTTGCGACACTCGGTCCCATGAGAGAAGAAGAGGTGGCGGCCGATATTCTCCATTTTTGA
- the pnp gene encoding polyribonucleotide nucleotidyltransferase, protein MIKSCSIDIDGRPLHVESGRIARQASGAVVVTFGETVVLVTAVSTEDIREGIDFLPLTVEYQEMSYAGGRIPGNFFRRDMGRPSERETLTARLIDRPLRPLFPEGYHFETQVIATVLSTDRENDADVLAILGASAALEVSDIPFAGPIAGVRVGRIDGRFVANPKQSELLESDINLIVAGNRSAVVMVEGGGQFVPESEMIDAIFYGHKAIQPMLDMQEELKAAVGKPKRVIDPPGHDAGLLARIEELATPRLQTTISIADKQKRQQSRSEAFKTVSESLKEDYPNHSAFIREQMDALERRLVRRMILDEGKRIDGRPFDQVRPIECVVGLLPRVHGSALFTRGETQAMVLTTLGTEQDEQKIESIYGDQMRSFILHYNFPPYSVGEAKRLGGPGRREIGHGNLARRALEAVMPLSDDFEYCVRVVSEILESNGSSSMASVCGGCLSLMDAGVPIKDTVAGVAMGLVCEGEKVAVLTDIIGDEDHYGDMDFKVTGTRTGITAVQMDIKMEGITPEIMRRALEQAREGRLHILGKMEEAIAKPRAEVSQYAPIISVIQIKPEKIRDIIGPGGKMIREITHTSGARIDVTDDGKVTIASQDKKSADIAIEMIRSITQEAEVGRIYKGKVVKIMDFGAFVEIFPGTDGLIHISQLDHERVNRVSDIVKEGDEVLVKVLEINDDGKIRLSRKAALGESVG, encoded by the coding sequence ATGATAAAAAGCTGCAGTATCGATATAGACGGCCGGCCGTTGCATGTAGAAAGCGGACGGATTGCCAGGCAGGCCAGCGGGGCGGTCGTCGTGACATTCGGGGAGACGGTGGTGCTCGTGACCGCTGTGTCCACCGAAGATATCCGTGAGGGGATCGATTTTCTCCCCCTGACCGTTGAATACCAGGAGATGTCCTACGCGGGAGGGCGCATTCCAGGGAATTTTTTCCGCAGGGACATGGGCAGGCCGAGCGAGCGGGAGACATTGACGGCCCGTTTGATCGACCGTCCTTTGAGGCCCCTTTTCCCGGAGGGGTATCACTTCGAGACCCAGGTCATTGCCACCGTGCTTTCGACGGATCGTGAGAACGACGCCGATGTGCTGGCCATCTTGGGGGCATCGGCCGCACTGGAGGTTTCGGACATCCCCTTCGCCGGCCCGATCGCGGGTGTGCGCGTTGGGAGGATCGATGGCCGGTTTGTCGCCAACCCCAAGCAAAGCGAACTCCTTGAAAGCGACATCAATCTGATCGTAGCCGGAAACCGTTCTGCGGTGGTCATGGTGGAGGGTGGCGGGCAGTTCGTTCCCGAGTCGGAGATGATCGACGCCATTTTCTACGGGCACAAGGCGATTCAGCCTATGCTCGACATGCAGGAGGAGCTCAAGGCCGCGGTCGGCAAACCGAAGCGCGTGATCGACCCTCCAGGGCATGATGCCGGCCTCCTCGCCCGGATCGAGGAACTCGCCACTCCACGGCTGCAAACCACCATATCCATAGCGGACAAGCAAAAGCGCCAGCAGAGCCGCTCAGAGGCGTTCAAGACGGTCAGCGAGTCTCTGAAGGAGGATTACCCCAATCATTCCGCCTTCATCCGCGAGCAGATGGATGCACTCGAGCGCCGGCTGGTGCGCCGCATGATCCTGGACGAGGGGAAGCGGATAGACGGACGGCCGTTCGATCAGGTCAGACCGATCGAATGCGTCGTGGGGCTGCTGCCCCGGGTGCATGGTTCGGCGCTTTTCACGCGGGGGGAGACCCAGGCCATGGTTCTGACGACCCTCGGCACCGAGCAGGACGAGCAGAAGATCGAGTCCATTTACGGCGATCAGATGCGATCGTTTATCCTGCATTATAATTTCCCCCCTTACAGTGTGGGGGAGGCCAAGCGCCTGGGCGGCCCCGGTCGCCGCGAGATCGGCCACGGAAATCTGGCCAGGCGGGCGCTGGAGGCTGTGATGCCCTTGAGCGACGACTTCGAGTACTGCGTCCGCGTCGTGTCGGAGATCCTCGAATCCAACGGATCATCTTCTATGGCTAGTGTCTGCGGAGGCTGCCTCTCTCTGATGGACGCCGGCGTTCCGATCAAGGACACAGTGGCCGGCGTGGCCATGGGGCTTGTCTGCGAGGGGGAGAAGGTCGCGGTGCTCACCGATATCATCGGCGACGAGGATCACTATGGGGACATGGATTTCAAAGTGACGGGCACCCGAACGGGCATCACCGCCGTTCAGATGGATATCAAGATGGAGGGGATTACGCCGGAGATCATGCGCCGCGCGCTCGAACAGGCACGTGAGGGGCGCCTCCATATCCTGGGGAAGATGGAGGAAGCCATCGCCAAGCCGCGCGCGGAGGTCTCCCAGTATGCCCCCATCATCTCCGTCATCCAGATCAAGCCGGAAAAGATCCGCGACATCATCGGCCCGGGGGGCAAGATGATCCGGGAGATCACCCACACCTCAGGGGCCAGGATCGACGTCACGGATGACGGCAAGGTGACCATCGCGAGCCAGGACAAAAAGTCCGCGGATATCGCCATCGAGATGATCCGCAGCATCACCCAGGAGGCCGAAGTGGGCAGGATTTACAAAGGCAAGGTGGTCAAGATCATGGACTTCGGCGCCTTTGTCGAGATCTTTCCCGGGACGGACGGTCTGATACACATCTCGCAGCTCGATCACGAGCGGGTCAACCGGGTATCCGACATCGTGAAAGAGGGGGACGAGGTCCTCGTGAAGGTGCTGGAAATCAACGACGACGGCAAGATCAGGTTGTCCCGCAAGGCTGCCCTGGGAGAAAGCGTGGGTTGA
- the rpsO gene encoding 30S ribosomal protein S15 has translation MKKKIIDDFKLHEKDTGSPEVQIALLSGRIQYLTDHFRTHKKDHHSRRGLLKLVGQRRRLLEYLKKKDMEKYRTVIKELGIRR, from the coding sequence ATGAAAAAAAAGATTATCGACGATTTCAAACTCCATGAAAAAGATACGGGTTCGCCTGAGGTGCAGATAGCCCTCCTGAGCGGAAGGATTCAGTACCTTACGGACCATTTCAGAACTCACAAGAAGGACCATCATTCGCGTCGGGGTCTGTTGAAACTCGTTGGACAAAGAAGGCGTTTGCTCGAGTATCTGAAGAAGAAAGATATGGAAAAATACAGGACCGTGATCAAAGAACTCGGTATCCGGAGGTAG
- a CDS encoding tRNA (cytidine(34)-2'-O)-methyltransferase: MDEQPLSEPALHIVLYEPEIPANTGNIARLCAAARLRLHLIHPLGFKVDDRQLKRAGLDYWPEVDVVHHPSFDAYLGAGSMAPHSVHAFSRHAEPLYTEACVQPGDHLLFGPETRGLPAELRSIFPFYAIPIWGKVRSLNLSTSVGIVAYHYLQTIGRF, translated from the coding sequence ATGGATGAACAACCGCTGTCTGAACCTGCCCTCCATATCGTCCTCTATGAACCCGAGATCCCTGCCAACACCGGCAACATCGCCAGGTTATGCGCCGCCGCCCGGCTCCGGCTGCATCTGATCCATCCCTTGGGCTTCAAGGTCGATGACCGGCAATTGAAGAGGGCCGGGTTGGATTACTGGCCGGAGGTGGATGTCGTGCATCACCCGTCGTTCGACGCCTATCTGGGTGCTGGATCGATGGCGCCGCATTCCGTTCACGCATTCAGCCGCCATGCCGAACCGCTCTACACGGAAGCCTGCGTCCAGCCAGGTGACCACCTCCTTTTCGGGCCCGAGACCAGAGGACTTCCCGCCGAGTTGCGGTCAATTTTCCCCTTCTACGCCATCCCGATCTGGGGAAAGGTCCGCAGCCTGAATCTTTCGACCTCTGTCGGGATCGTCGCCTACCATTATCTCCAAACGATCGGACGATTTTAG
- the dut gene encoding dUTP diphosphatase, which produces MKPVVIRVKRLEGASAVPFPAYASEGASGMDVRAALREPVTLAPGQFKRIPTGLSVAVPPGFEVQIRARSGLALRHGIGMVNAPGTIDADYRGEIGIILINWGEQSFRVEPGDRIAQMVLARVYRAEWIESVSLDETPRGSGGFGHTGIE; this is translated from the coding sequence ATGAAACCCGTTGTCATCCGGGTGAAGCGCCTGGAAGGGGCGAGTGCGGTGCCGTTCCCCGCCTATGCGTCCGAGGGCGCCTCGGGGATGGATGTCCGGGCGGCGCTTCGTGAGCCGGTGACCTTGGCCCCGGGACAGTTCAAACGGATCCCGACGGGCCTCAGCGTCGCTGTTCCGCCCGGTTTCGAGGTTCAAATCCGTGCGAGGAGCGGTCTGGCCCTTCGGCACGGAATCGGAATGGTCAACGCCCCCGGAACGATCGACGCCGATTACCGGGGGGAGATCGGCATTATCCTGATCAACTGGGGGGAGCAGTCCTTTCGGGTCGAACCCGGAGACCGTATCGCCCAGATGGTCCTCGCGCGGGTCTACCGGGCGGAGTGGATCGAAAGCGTCAGCCTCGACGAAACCCCGAGGGGTTCCGGGGGATTCGGCCACACCGGTATCGAATAA
- a CDS encoding bifunctional metallophosphatase/5'-nucleotidase, whose product MLPFLSTLLVFFLLLLSPPASHSEEQSAVIIHQNDLHGWLFPAGNRCGLGETAKLLEELFREEPSSFYAMAGDLFTGPELPAAQKGKMETELWNAFCRHMSEKGFGERVIWSLGNHEFDYGLPDPSSFASPPLCANLVHPQQGAVYRPYQVVETDEGLRVGWIGLLLERNRRVLQEVEKSGLTFLPMREAVGKALQEMGRLDLTVLLIHDHLDAIKAFACDLPPEWGIDIILAGHDHLVLEEPVDAGGIPVSEAGAMNRFYGRVDLLLSAGEVKRLESRIVPWGPDFLTHSTMRVKESFDASRGEVVAFLERSLTGSYLRGQESSLGNFVTDAFRWATGTDIAMTNGSSLRLDFPIYYDQPLELREGDMKDITPFRNALVTGKLTGAQLLQILEGEVENFQNQVSGIRYSVNIGNPAGKRVEEVSVNGKPLAPGKWYTLTHNAHCADPKNMQRYLHLPPESIVWKMTPWKDYEALIGYARHLRTIDYPAEGEGRIKRRF is encoded by the coding sequence TTGCTGCCATTCCTGTCGACCCTGCTCGTCTTTTTTCTGCTTTTGCTTTCCCCGCCTGCTTCCCACAGTGAGGAGCAAAGCGCCGTCATCATCCATCAGAACGACCTCCACGGCTGGCTCTTTCCTGCGGGAAACCGCTGCGGGCTCGGCGAGACGGCGAAACTGCTCGAGGAGCTCTTCCGGGAGGAGCCGAGCAGTTTCTATGCCATGGCCGGCGATCTTTTCACCGGGCCGGAACTGCCTGCGGCGCAGAAGGGAAAAATGGAGACGGAGCTCTGGAATGCCTTTTGCCGGCACATGTCGGAAAAGGGTTTTGGCGAACGGGTGATCTGGTCGCTCGGGAACCACGAATTCGACTACGGCCTCCCCGACCCGTCATCCTTTGCCTCTCCACCGCTTTGCGCAAACCTGGTTCATCCGCAGCAGGGAGCGGTTTACAGGCCATACCAGGTCGTCGAGACGGACGAAGGCCTTCGGGTCGGGTGGATCGGCCTGCTCCTCGAGAGGAATCGCCGGGTGCTGCAGGAGGTAGAAAAATCGGGCCTGACCTTTCTGCCGATGCGGGAAGCGGTCGGGAAGGCCCTCCAGGAAATGGGGCGTCTGGACCTGACGGTGCTGTTGATCCACGACCACCTCGACGCGATCAAGGCGTTCGCCTGTGATCTGCCGCCGGAATGGGGCATCGACATCATTCTGGCCGGGCACGACCACTTGGTGCTCGAAGAACCCGTGGATGCAGGCGGGATCCCTGTCTCCGAGGCGGGGGCCATGAACCGTTTCTATGGGCGGGTCGATCTCCTTCTGTCGGCGGGTGAGGTGAAGCGGCTGGAGAGCCGGATCGTTCCGTGGGGGCCGGACTTCTTGACCCATTCGACGATGCGGGTGAAGGAGTCGTTCGACGCGAGCCGCGGAGAGGTCGTGGCCTTTCTCGAACGATCGCTCACAGGGAGCTATCTGAGGGGGCAGGAGAGCAGCCTCGGGAATTTTGTCACGGACGCCTTCCGTTGGGCGACCGGGACGGATATCGCGATGACCAACGGGTCCTCTCTGCGGTTGGACTTTCCGATCTATTACGATCAGCCGCTGGAACTGCGCGAAGGGGACATGAAAGACATCACCCCGTTCCGCAACGCTCTGGTGACCGGAAAGCTCACCGGAGCGCAGCTCCTTCAAATCCTGGAAGGCGAGGTCGAGAATTTCCAGAATCAGGTTTCGGGTATTCGCTATTCCGTAAACATAGGTAATCCTGCCGGTAAAAGGGTTGAGGAGGTCTCGGTCAACGGCAAACCGCTCGCCCCCGGAAAATGGTACACGCTCACGCACAACGCCCATTGCGCCGACCCGAAAAATATGCAAAGATATTTGCATCTCCCACCTGAGAGCATCGTCTGGAAGATGACCCCTTGGAAGGATTACGAAGCGCTGATCGGATACGCGCGGCACCTGAGAACCATTGACTACCCTGCTGAAGGAGAGGGGCGGATCAAGCGCAGGTTCTGA